In the Limanda limanda chromosome 1, fLimLim1.1, whole genome shotgun sequence genome, one interval contains:
- the tnnt2c gene encoding troponin T2c, cardiac isoform X2: MSDTEEFVEENEQEEEEEEEEEEEAEKKEEHAEGNEQGEESKPRPKTTYVPNIAPPKLPDGEKVDFDDLHRKRVEKDFNDLQTLIEVHFSNRQKEEEELLALRSRIEHRRSDRAEQQRVRTEKDRERQTRLVEERTRREDEAAKLRADEEAKKKKIFTNKSFGGYLQKVDQKKGKKLTAREEKKKALLERKKPLNIDHLNQEKLAEKAQELWQWLHQLHAEKFELAEKLKRQKYDISVLRNRVNDHQRGSKASKTSRSAKGKAGSRK, encoded by the exons ATGTCCGACACTGAGGAATTTGTGGAGGAGaatgagcaggaagaggaagaagaagaagaagaagaggaggag gcagagaagaaagaggagcatGCAGAGGGGAACGAGCAAGGAGAAGAATCTAAACCCAGACCCAAGACGACTTATGTGCCAAACATTGCTCCTCCAAAGCTCCCTGATGGTGAGAAAGTGGATTTCGACGACCTCCACCGCAAGAGAGTAGAGAAGGATTTCAATGACCTCCAGACGCTGATCGAGGTGCACTTCTCCAACcggcagaaggaggaggaggaactgttGGCGCTGCGTAGCCGAATTGAGCACCGCCGCTCTGACAGGGCCGAGCAGCAACGCGTCCGCACCGAGAAGGACCGTGAGCGCCAAACACGGCTGGTAGAGGAGAGGACCAGGCGTGAGGACGAGGCCGCCAAACTGCGCGCCGACGAGGaggccaagaagaagaagatattcACCAACAAGTCCTTTGGAGGCTACCTGCAGAAGGTGGACCAGAAGAAGGGAAAGAAGCTGACGGCgcgggaggagaagaagaaggccTTGTTGGAGCGCAAGAAGCCGCTCAACATCGACCACCTGAACCAGGAGAAGCTGGCGGAGAAGGCGCAGGAACTCTGGCAGTGGCTCCACCAGCTCCACGCCGAGAAGTTCGAGCTGGCCGAGAAGCTCAAAAGGCAGAAGTACGACATCTCAGTGCTCCGAAACCGAGTCAACGACCACCAGAGGGGCTCCAAAGCGTCCAAGACCTCCCGCAGCGCCAAGGGCAAGGCAGGCTCCAGGAAGTGA
- the tnnt2c gene encoding troponin T2c, cardiac isoform X1, whose protein sequence is MSDTEEFVEENEQEEEEEEEEEEEVNEEEEEEQTYDEAEKKEEHAEGNEQGEESKPRPKTTYVPNIAPPKLPDGEKVDFDDLHRKRVEKDFNDLQTLIEVHFSNRQKEEEELLALRSRIEHRRSDRAEQQRVRTEKDRERQTRLVEERTRREDEAAKLRADEEAKKKKIFTNKSFGGYLQKVDQKKGKKLTAREEKKKALLERKKPLNIDHLNQEKLAEKAQELWQWLHQLHAEKFELAEKLKRQKYDISVLRNRVNDHQRGSKASKTSRSAKGKAGSRK, encoded by the coding sequence ATGTCCGACACTGAGGAATTTGTGGAGGAGaatgagcaggaagaggaagaagaagaagaagaagaggaggaggtgaatgaggaagaagaagaggagcagacgTATGATGaggcagagaagaaagaggagcatGCAGAGGGGAACGAGCAAGGAGAAGAATCTAAACCCAGACCCAAGACGACTTATGTGCCAAACATTGCTCCTCCAAAGCTCCCTGATGGTGAGAAAGTGGATTTCGACGACCTCCACCGCAAGAGAGTAGAGAAGGATTTCAATGACCTCCAGACGCTGATCGAGGTGCACTTCTCCAACcggcagaaggaggaggaggaactgttGGCGCTGCGTAGCCGAATTGAGCACCGCCGCTCTGACAGGGCCGAGCAGCAACGCGTCCGCACCGAGAAGGACCGTGAGCGCCAAACACGGCTGGTAGAGGAGAGGACCAGGCGTGAGGACGAGGCCGCCAAACTGCGCGCCGACGAGGaggccaagaagaagaagatattcACCAACAAGTCCTTTGGAGGCTACCTGCAGAAGGTGGACCAGAAGAAGGGAAAGAAGCTGACGGCgcgggaggagaagaagaaggccTTGTTGGAGCGCAAGAAGCCGCTCAACATCGACCACCTGAACCAGGAGAAGCTGGCGGAGAAGGCGCAGGAACTCTGGCAGTGGCTCCACCAGCTCCACGCCGAGAAGTTCGAGCTGGCCGAGAAGCTCAAAAGGCAGAAGTACGACATCTCAGTGCTCCGAAACCGAGTCAACGACCACCAGAGGGGCTCCAAAGCGTCCAAGACCTCCCGCAGCGCCAAGGGCAAGGCAGGCTCCAGGAAGTGA
- the LOC132999591 gene encoding transcription termination factor 2, mitochondrial-like has translation MLRVTTASLSTSCQRMRLLLPPYASASTAPPPNRRVENQQTVASLYELSVDIRKVRKFKAWVLSEGSAYVSETADLLRNMGADPPAVARILETHPEAVLCRPEDVAAQRDLWVSVCPNRRELMSIIEKFPASFFTLTNHSNQRANILYLQSLHLSNRIIGKLMASAPHSFSRPVERNKEVIHTLRETYLDLGGDEDNVRVWLQKLLSQNPSILLRPAEGWRDSLAFLREQGFTTEELLSLVSSLRASIAELQPEAMRHALAYIEGVLACSKDELKETMIRCPAILHYSLPSLVGRFQGLMDVGVSMEQVKETPNVLELTTQIALYRIHKLASYGYDVRSGSLDVIIGTKKDFEMSYVKLHLRQQRPLFNPVAPLRSAED, from the coding sequence ATGCTCCGGGTCACCACTGCGTCCCTGTCCACCTCCTGTCAGAGGATGAGGCTGCTCCTCCCTCCCTACGCCTCCGCCTCCACAGCGCCTCCTCCCAACAGACGAGTGGAGAACCAGCAAACCGTGGCCTCCCTCTACGAGCTGTCAGTGGACATCCGGAAGGTGCGCAAGTTCAAGGCCTGGGTCCTGTCTGAGGGCTCCGCGTATGTGTCTGAAACGGCCGACCTGCTGAGGAACATGGGGGCAGATCCACCAGCGGTCGCCCGGATCCTGGAGACTCACCCCGAGGCCGTCCTGTGTCGACCAGAGGATGTGGCCGCCCAGAGAGACCTCTGGGTGTCCGTGTGCCCCAACAGGCGTGAGCTGATGAGCATCATCGAGAAGTTCCCAGCGTCCTTCTTCACGCTCACTAACCACAGCAACCAGAGGGCCAACATCCTCTACCTCCAGAGCCTTCACCTCAGCAATCGGATCATCGGCAAGCTGATGGCGAGCGCCCCGCACAGCTTCAGTCGACCCGTGGAGCGCAACAAGGAGGTCATCCACACGCTGAGGGAGACCTACCTGGACTTGGGCGGTGATGAGGACAATGTACGGGTCTGGCTGCAGAAGCTCCTGAGCCAGAACCCGAGCATCCTGCTGCGGCCCGCTGAGGGCTGGAGGGACAGTCTGGCCTTCCTCCGGGAGCAGGGCTTCACCACGGAGGAGCTGCTCAGCCTGGTCTCCAGCCTCAGGGCCTCCATCGCCGAGCTGCAGCCCGAAGCCATGCGCCACGCGCTGGCCTACATTGAGGGGGTTCTGGCCTGCTCCAAGGACGAACTCAAGGAGACGATGATCCGCTGCCCGGCCATCCTGCACTACTCCCTGCCCAGTCTGGTGGGGCGGTTCCAGGGCTTGATGGACGTCGGAGTGAGCATGGAGCAGGTGAAGGAAACACCCAACGTCCTGGAGCTCACAACACAAATCGCTCTGTACCGTATCCACAAGTTGGCGTCCTACGGGTACGACGTGCGCTCCGGCAGCTTGGACGTTATTATCGGAACCAAGAAGGACTTTGAGATGAGTTACGTCAAACTGCACCTCAGACAGCAGAGGCCGCTCTTTAACCCTGTGGCTCCGCTCAGGTCTGCTGAGGACTGA
- the cry1a gene encoding cryptochrome circadian regulator 1a, translating into MVNNTIHWFRKGLRLHDNPALKESLQGADSVRCIYILDPWFAGSSNVGINRWRFLLQSLEDLDSSLRKLNSRLFVIRGQPTDVFPRLFKEWKISRLSYEYDSEPFGKERDAAIKKLASEAGVEVTVRTSHTLYDLDKIIELNGGQSPLTYKRFQTLISRMEAVEVPAESITADIMGKCATPLSDDHDDKFGVPSLEELGFDIEGLSSAVWPGGETEALTRLERHLERKAWVANFERPRMNANSLLASPTGLSPYLRFGCLSCRLFYFKLTDLYKKVKKNSSPPLSLYGQLLWREFFYTAATNNPCFDKMESNPICVQIPWDRNAEALAKWAEGRTGFPWIDAIMTQLRQEGWIHHLARHAVACFLTRGDLWISWEEGMKVFEELLLDADWSVNAGSWMWLSCSSFFQQFFHCYCPVGFGRRTDPNGDYIRRYLPILRGFPAKYIYDPWNAPESVQKAAKCIIGVHYPKPMVNHAEASRLNIERMKQIYQQLSCYRGLGLLATVPSNSNGNGNSAGEASSDGMGFHAEATHDAAPASGYRIPVHSQGDWQSGVMQYLQGDQQTSTHQQGYSGTSSSMMCYTQGNQQIPAPVIQKGLEHHSITLTSGKRHNEDSGNSKSSKLQRQSTH; encoded by the exons ATGGTCAATAACACGATCCACTGGTTCAGGAAGGGCCTGCGGCTCCACGACAACCCGGCCCTGAAGGAGTCCCTGCAGGGAGCCGACTCCGTGCGCTGCATCTACATCCTCGACCCCTGGTTCGCTGGATCCTCCAACGTGGGGATCAACAGGTGGAG GTTCTTACTGCAGAGTCTTGAGGACTTGGACTCCAGCCTTCGAAAGCTTAACTCCCGTCTGTTTGTGATTCGGGGCCAACCCACGGATGTCTTTCCCAGACTTTTCAAG GAGTGGAAGATTTCCCGCCTGTCTTATGAGTACGACTCTGAGCCCTTTGGGAAAGAGCGAGATGCAGCGATCAAGAAGCTGGCCTCTGAGGCCGGAGTGGAGGTGACAGTTCGAACCTCGCACACACTCTACGACCTGGACAA GATCATAGAGTTGAATGGGGGTCAATCTCCTCTGACATACAAGCGGTTCCAGACCCTCATCAGTCGTATGGAGGCAGTGGAGGTGCCTGCGGAGTCCATCACCGCTGACATCATGGGAAAATGTGCTACGCCATTGTCCGACGACCATGATGACAAGTTTGGGGTCCCCTCCCTAGAGGAGCTTG GTTTCGACATTGAGGGTCTGTCCTCGGCTGTGTGGCCGGGGGGAGAGACTGAAGCCCTCACACGACTTGAGAGGCATTTGGAGAGGAAG GCGTGGGTTGCCAACTTCGAGCGTCCCAGAATGAACGCAAACTCGCTGCTTGCCAGCCCGACAGGCCTCAGCCCGTACCTGCGCTTTGGCTGCCTCTCCTGCCGCCTCTTCTACTTCAAACTCACCGATCTCTACAAGAAG GTGAAGAAGAACAgctcccctcctctctcgctctacGGTCAGCTGCTGTGGCGCGAGTTCTTCTACACGGCGGCCACCAACAACCCATGCTTCGACAAGATGGAGAGCAACCCCATCTGTGTCCAGATCCCATGGGACCGCAACGCAGAGGCGCTGGCCAAGTGGGCGGAGGGCCGCACAGGCTTCCCCTGGATCGACGCCATCATGACGCAGCTGAGGCAGGAGGGCTGGATCCACCACCTGGCCCGGCACGCCGTGGCCTGTTTCCTGACCAGAGGAGACCTGTGGATCAGCTGGGAGGAGGGCATGAAG gtgttcgaggagctgctgctggatgcGGACTGGAGCGTAAACGCAGGCAGCTGGATGTGgctcagctgcagctccttcttCCAGCAGTTCTTCCACTGCTACTGTCCTGTTGGCTTCGGCCGACGCACCGACCCCAACGGAGACTACATACG GCGCTACCTGCCCATTCTGCGAGGGTTTCCAGCCAAGTATATTTATGATCCCTGGAACGCTCCGGAGAGTGTACAGAAGGCAGCCAAGTGTATTATCGGAGTTCACTACCCAAAGCCCATGGTGAACCACGCAGAAGCCAGCCGCCTCAACATCGAGCGCATGAAACAGATCTACCAGCAGCTCTCCTGTTACCGGGGCCTCG GCCTTTTGGCAACAGTTCCCTCAAACTCCAATGGTAACGGCAACAGTGCCGGCGAAGCCTCCTCAGACGGGATGGGATTTCACGCTGAGGCCACTCATGATGCCGCACCTGCGTCCG GCTACAGGATCCCGGTTCACTCCCAGGGAGACTGGCAGAGCGGCGTCATGCAGTACCTGCAGGGGGATCAGCAAACCAGCACACATCAGCAGG GTTACTCCGGCACCAGCTCCAGTATGATGTGTTACACTCAAGGCAACCAGCAGATTCCTGCCCCTGTCATTCAGAAAG GGCTTGAACACCACTCCATCACTCTGACCAGCGGCAAACGTCACAACGAGGACTCTGGAAACAGCAAAAGCTCCAAACTCCAGAGGCAGAGCACTCACTAG